From the genome of Variovorax sp. RA8, one region includes:
- a CDS encoding ABC transporter ATP-binding protein, which produces MNPPESSLVEFRDVRFGYGERAILDGVSFTVPRGKVTALMGASGGGKTTVLRLVGGQVRAQRGEVLFDGGDIGKMDSDALYAARRRMGMLFQFGALFTDMSVLDNVAFPLREHTRLPEALVRDIVLMKLDAVGLRGARHLMPSEVSGGMARRVALARAIALDPDLVMYDEPFAGLDPISLGTAARLIRQLNDTLGLTSIVVSHDLEETFRIADHVIILANGGIAAQGRPQEVRQSSDPLVHQFVNALPDGPVHFHYPGVPVEQDFGNNAGAEQA; this is translated from the coding sequence ATGAACCCACCCGAGTCCTCACTGGTTGAATTCCGCGATGTCCGTTTCGGCTACGGCGAACGCGCGATCCTCGACGGCGTCTCCTTCACCGTGCCCCGCGGCAAGGTGACGGCGCTCATGGGGGCTTCGGGCGGTGGCAAGACCACCGTGCTGCGCCTGGTCGGCGGCCAGGTGCGCGCGCAGCGCGGCGAGGTGCTGTTCGACGGCGGGGACATCGGCAAGATGGACAGCGACGCGCTCTATGCCGCGCGTCGCCGCATGGGCATGCTGTTCCAGTTCGGTGCCCTGTTCACCGACATGAGCGTGCTCGACAACGTCGCCTTCCCCTTGCGCGAGCACACGCGGCTGCCCGAGGCGCTGGTGCGCGACATCGTGCTCATGAAGCTCGACGCCGTCGGCCTGCGCGGCGCGCGCCACCTGATGCCCAGCGAAGTCTCCGGCGGCATGGCGCGACGCGTGGCGCTGGCCCGGGCGATCGCGCTCGACCCCGACCTGGTCATGTACGACGAGCCCTTCGCCGGCCTCGACCCGATCTCGCTGGGCACCGCCGCCCGGCTGATCCGCCAGCTCAATGACACGCTCGGGCTGACCAGCATCGTGGTGTCGCACGACCTGGAAGAGACCTTTCGCATCGCGGACCACGTGATCATCCTGGCCAACGGGGGCATCGCGGCGCAGGGACGGCCGCAAGAGGTGCGCCAGAGCAGCGATCCGCTGGTCCACCAGTTCGTCAATGCACTGCCCGACGGGCCGGTGCATTTCCATTACCCGGGCGTCCCGGTGGAGCAGGACTTCGGCAACAACGCCGGGGCAGAGCAGGCATGA
- the mlaE gene encoding lipid asymmetry maintenance ABC transporter permease subunit MlaE gives MSWYRPADVGFAVRSKLGDLGIGARLFVRLALRGAGSLRRFGLVRDQIHFLGNYSLAIIAVSGLFVGFVLGLQGYYTLQRYGSSEALGLLVALSLVRELGPVVSALLFAGRAGTSLTAEIGLMKAGEQLSAMEMMAVDPVQRILAPRFWAGVITMPLLAAVFSAVGVIGGWVVGVLMIGLDSGAFWGQMQAGVDVWKDVGNGVVKSIVFGFTVTFIALLQGFGAQPTPEGVSRATTRTVVVASLAVLGLDFLLTAMMFSI, from the coding sequence ATGAGCTGGTACCGGCCGGCCGACGTGGGATTCGCCGTGCGTTCCAAGCTGGGCGATCTCGGCATTGGCGCGCGCCTGTTCGTGCGCCTCGCGCTGCGCGGCGCGGGCAGCCTGCGCCGCTTTGGCCTGGTTCGCGACCAGATCCATTTCCTGGGCAACTACTCGCTCGCCATCATCGCGGTCTCGGGCCTCTTCGTCGGCTTCGTGCTGGGGCTGCAGGGCTACTACACGTTGCAGCGCTACGGCTCCTCGGAGGCGCTGGGCCTGCTGGTGGCATTGAGCCTGGTGCGCGAACTCGGCCCGGTGGTCTCGGCCCTGCTGTTCGCGGGCCGCGCGGGCACCTCCCTGACCGCGGAGATCGGCCTCATGAAGGCAGGCGAGCAACTCAGCGCCATGGAAATGATGGCGGTCGACCCGGTGCAGCGCATCCTGGCGCCGCGCTTCTGGGCCGGCGTCATCACCATGCCGCTGCTGGCGGCCGTGTTCAGCGCGGTCGGCGTGATCGGCGGCTGGGTGGTCGGCGTGCTGATGATCGGCTTGGATTCAGGCGCGTTCTGGGGGCAGATGCAGGCCGGCGTCGATGTCTGGAAGGACGTGGGCAACGGCGTGGTCAAGAGCATCGTCTTCGGCTTCACCGTCACCTTCATCGCGCTGCTGCAGGGGTTTGGCGCGCAGCCGACGCCCGAGGGCGTGTCGCGCGCCACCACCCGCACCGTGGTGGTGGCCTCGCTCGCGGTCCTGGGGCTCGACTTCCTGCTGACCGCGATGATGTTCAGTATCTAG
- the mlaD gene encoding outer membrane lipid asymmetry maintenance protein MlaD, which translates to MQHSKNDVWVGLFVLIGAAALLFLALQSANLLSLNFQKTYSVSARFDNIGGLKPQTAVKSAGVVVGRVESITFDDKYFQASVTLALQSRYSFPKDSSLKILTSGLLGEQYIGIEAGAEEKTLQAGDTITATQSAVVLENLIGQFLYSKAAEGSTPSGNGNKK; encoded by the coding sequence ATGCAACATTCCAAGAATGACGTCTGGGTCGGCCTGTTCGTGCTCATCGGCGCGGCAGCGCTGCTGTTCCTCGCGCTCCAGTCCGCGAACCTGCTGAGCCTGAATTTCCAGAAGACCTATTCCGTCAGCGCGCGTTTCGACAACATCGGCGGCCTGAAGCCGCAGACCGCGGTCAAGAGCGCGGGCGTGGTGGTCGGTCGCGTCGAATCGATCACGTTCGACGACAAGTATTTCCAGGCGAGCGTCACGCTGGCGTTGCAGAGCCGTTACAGTTTCCCCAAGGACAGTTCCCTCAAGATCCTGACCAGTGGCCTGCTCGGCGAGCAGTACATCGGCATCGAGGCGGGGGCTGAGGAGAAGACCCTCCAAGCCGGCGACACCATCACCGCGACGCAATCGGCAGTCGTGCTGGAGAACCTGATCGGACAGTTCCTCTACAGCAAGGCGGCCGAGGGCAGCACGCCATCGGGCAACGGCAACAAGAAATGA
- a CDS encoding MlaA family lipoprotein has product MATGCASGPRANPADPFEPFNRGVMRFNDVVDDAVLVPAATAYRRALPSFVRTGVNNFFGNLSDVWSFANSVLQLKLEHSAQTFMRVNVNTVFGLGGLLDIATEAGIDRHSEDFGQTLGRWGVPSGPYVVLPLLGSSTVRDTAALTVDRQGDLLNQLHDVRWRNSLYFLRVIDARSNFLRASQLLDDAALDKYTFTRDAYLQRRKNDVHDGDLPNEGN; this is encoded by the coding sequence ATGGCCACCGGCTGCGCCTCCGGGCCCAGGGCCAATCCGGCCGACCCGTTCGAACCCTTCAACCGCGGCGTCATGCGTTTCAACGACGTCGTGGATGACGCCGTGCTGGTGCCGGCGGCGACGGCCTATCGCCGTGCGCTGCCTTCCTTCGTGCGCACGGGGGTCAACAATTTCTTCGGCAACCTGTCCGATGTATGGAGCTTTGCCAACAGCGTGCTGCAGCTCAAGCTGGAGCACAGTGCCCAGACCTTCATGCGCGTGAACGTCAACACCGTCTTCGGGCTCGGCGGGCTGCTGGATATCGCCACCGAGGCCGGCATCGACCGCCACTCCGAGGACTTCGGCCAGACCCTGGGCCGTTGGGGCGTACCGAGCGGCCCGTACGTGGTGCTGCCGTTGCTGGGCTCTTCGACGGTGCGCGACACGGCGGCCTTGACGGTCGATCGGCAGGGCGACCTGCTGAACCAGTTGCACGACGTCCGGTGGCGCAACTCGCTTTACTTTCTTCGCGTGATCGATGCGCGCTCGAACTTCCTGCGTGCGAGCCAGCTGCTCGACGACGCGGCGCTCGACAAGTACACGTTCACGCGCGACGCCTATCTGCAGCGCCGAAAGAACGACGTGCATGACGGGGACTTGCCGAACGAGGGCAATTGA
- a CDS encoding MlaC/ttg2D family ABC transporter substrate-binding protein, which produces MLAGLLLAGAAVFVRPVHAADEAPDALVKRLSTDVLETIRADKSIKAGDVNKIMALVDTKIMPNVNFQRMTASAVGPAWRQATPEQQQRLQEEFKKLLVRTYAGALDQVSDQSVAVRPFRGSPDDKEVLVRTEVRGGGDPVQLDYRLEKTPGEAGGWKIYNLNVLGVWLVDTYRSQFAQEINAKGIDGLIAALSERNKRNVRS; this is translated from the coding sequence ATGCTGGCCGGCCTGCTGCTCGCGGGCGCCGCGGTCTTCGTGCGGCCGGTCCACGCCGCCGACGAGGCGCCGGACGCGCTGGTCAAACGCCTGTCGACCGATGTGCTCGAGACCATCAGGGCCGACAAGTCGATCAAGGCCGGCGACGTCAACAAGATCATGGCCCTGGTCGACACCAAGATCATGCCGAACGTCAACTTCCAGCGCATGACCGCCTCCGCCGTCGGTCCGGCATGGCGCCAGGCCACGCCCGAGCAGCAGCAGCGCCTGCAGGAAGAGTTCAAGAAGCTGCTGGTGCGCACCTATGCCGGCGCGCTCGACCAGGTCAGCGACCAGAGCGTGGCTGTGCGTCCCTTCCGCGGCTCGCCCGACGACAAGGAAGTGCTGGTGCGCACCGAAGTTCGCGGCGGCGGCGACCCGGTGCAGCTCGACTACCGGCTCGAGAAGACGCCCGGTGAGGCCGGCGGCTGGAAGATCTACAACCTCAACGTGCTGGGCGTGTGGCTGGTCGATACCTACCGCAGCCAGTTCGCGCAGGAGATCAACGCCAAGGGCATCGACGGCCTGATCGCAGCGCTGTCGGAGCGCAACAAGCGCAACGTCAGGAGTTGA
- a CDS encoding STAS domain-containing protein — protein MLVLPPKLTHDEAPACVLMLRQGLAGQSESSTVVDASALAQFDSSALAVLLECRRESSALGRGFAVKGLPPRLRELASLYGVAGLLPAAP, from the coding sequence ATGCTGGTCCTGCCGCCCAAGCTCACGCACGACGAGGCGCCGGCCTGCGTGCTCATGCTGCGGCAAGGGCTCGCGGGACAGTCCGAATCGTCAACCGTGGTCGACGCGAGTGCGCTCGCGCAGTTCGATTCCTCGGCGCTCGCGGTCCTGCTCGAATGCCGCCGCGAATCCAGTGCGCTGGGCCGCGGCTTCGCGGTGAAGGGCTTGCCGCCGCGCCTGCGGGAACTCGCGTCGCTGTACGGCGTGGCGGGCCTTCTGCCCGCCGCGCCATGA
- a CDS encoding ABC transporter ATP-binding protein produces the protein MPAISFQSVSKTYPASRQQRSEGKPGLRAVDEVTFQIEEGEFFGLLGPNGAGKTTLISMLAGLSRPSAGTISVHGFDVQRDYRQARRKLGVVPQELVFDPFFNVRESLRIQSGYFGIKNNDDWIDELLSSLGLADKAGANMRQLSGGMKRRVLVAQALVHKPPVIVLDEPTAGVDVELRQTLWQFVAKLNKQGSTVLLTTHYLEEAEALCHRIAMLKQGRVIALDRTSELLRSAASNVLRFKTDGMLPWELAQHARITGRIVQLPAQNAREVEQLLAAIREAGLDVEDVEMRKADLEDVFIDLMAGEQTPLEVAR, from the coding sequence ATGCCTGCGATCTCCTTCCAATCGGTCTCCAAGACCTATCCTGCCTCGCGTCAGCAGCGTTCCGAGGGAAAACCCGGACTACGTGCCGTCGATGAGGTCACGTTCCAGATCGAGGAGGGCGAATTCTTCGGTCTGCTGGGGCCCAACGGTGCCGGCAAGACTACGCTGATCAGCATGCTGGCCGGCCTGTCCAGGCCCAGCGCTGGCACCATCAGCGTCCATGGCTTCGATGTGCAGCGCGACTACAGGCAGGCACGCCGCAAGCTCGGGGTGGTGCCGCAGGAGCTGGTCTTCGACCCCTTCTTCAATGTGCGCGAGTCCCTGCGCATCCAGTCGGGCTACTTCGGCATCAAGAACAACGACGACTGGATCGACGAGCTGCTGAGCAGCCTCGGCCTGGCCGACAAGGCCGGCGCCAACATGCGCCAGCTCTCCGGCGGCATGAAGCGGCGCGTGCTGGTCGCCCAGGCGCTGGTGCACAAGCCGCCGGTGATCGTGCTGGACGAGCCCACGGCCGGCGTCGATGTGGAGCTGCGCCAGACCCTGTGGCAGTTCGTCGCCAAGCTCAACAAGCAGGGCAGCACGGTGCTGCTGACCACCCACTATCTCGAGGAGGCGGAGGCACTGTGCCACCGCATCGCGATGCTCAAGCAAGGCCGGGTGATTGCGCTGGACCGCACCAGCGAGCTGCTGCGTTCGGCCGCCAGCAACGTGCTGCGCTTCAAGACCGACGGCATGCTGCCGTGGGAGCTGGCCCAGCATGCGCGCATCACGGGCCGCATCGTGCAGCTGCCGGCGCAGAACGCACGCGAGGTCGAGCAATTGCTGGCCGCAATCCGCGAGGCTGGGCTCGACGTCGAAGATGTCGAGATGCGCAAGGCCGATCTGGAGGACGTGTTCATCGACCTGATGGCGGGCGAGCAGACGCCTTTGGAGGTCGCTCGATGA
- a CDS encoding ABC transporter permease → MVHALGWRALLYKETLRFWKVGFQTVGAPVLTALLYLMVFGHVLEGRVTVYGSVSYTAFLVPGLVMMSVLQNAFANSSSSIIQSKIMGNLVFILLTPLSHWGWFLAYVGSSIVRGLVVGLGVFAVTAFFAVPGFVAPLWIAVFAFLGAAILGTLGLIAGLWAEKFDQMAVFQNFLIMPMTFLSGVFYSIHSLPAFWQTVSHLNPFFYMIDGFRYGFFGVSDISPWVSLAIVGGAWLVVSAIAIHLLRIGYKIRG, encoded by the coding sequence ATGGTCCATGCCCTGGGCTGGCGGGCCTTGCTCTACAAGGAAACGCTGCGCTTCTGGAAGGTCGGCTTCCAGACCGTCGGCGCGCCGGTGCTCACTGCGCTGCTCTACCTGATGGTCTTCGGCCATGTGCTGGAAGGCCGCGTGACGGTCTACGGCTCCGTCAGCTACACCGCCTTCCTGGTGCCGGGTCTGGTGATGATGAGCGTGCTGCAGAACGCCTTCGCGAACAGCTCGTCGTCCATCATCCAGAGCAAGATCATGGGCAACCTGGTCTTCATCCTGCTCACGCCGCTGTCGCACTGGGGGTGGTTCCTGGCCTACGTGGGTTCCTCCATCGTGCGCGGGCTGGTGGTGGGGCTGGGCGTGTTCGCGGTGACGGCTTTCTTCGCCGTGCCGGGCTTCGTCGCGCCGTTGTGGATCGCGGTCTTCGCATTCCTGGGCGCCGCGATCCTTGGCACGCTGGGCCTGATCGCCGGGCTCTGGGCCGAGAAGTTCGACCAGATGGCCGTGTTCCAGAACTTCCTGATCATGCCCATGACCTTCCTCTCGGGCGTGTTCTATTCCATTCATTCGCTGCCCGCCTTCTGGCAGACGGTGAGCCACCTGAACCCTTTCTTCTACATGATCGACGGCTTCCGCTACGGCTTCTTCGGCGTGAGCGACATCTCGCCCTGGGTGAGCCTGGCCATCGTCGGCGGCGCCTGGCTGGTGGTGAGCGCGATCGCGATCCATCTGCTGCGCATCGGCTACAAGATCCGGGGCTAA
- a CDS encoding BolA family protein, which produces MTAEDLQSIIQAGLPCEHITLEGDGRHWYATIVSTEFEGKRAIQRHQRVYATLGAKMHTDEVHALSMKTYTPAEWAAQNS; this is translated from the coding sequence ATGACTGCCGAAGATCTCCAATCCATCATCCAGGCGGGCCTGCCCTGCGAGCACATCACGCTCGAAGGCGACGGCCGCCACTGGTACGCCACCATCGTCTCCACCGAGTTCGAGGGCAAGCGCGCCATCCAGCGACACCAGCGCGTCTATGCCACCCTCGGTGCCAAAATGCACACCGACGAAGTGCATGCGCTCTCGATGAAAACCTACACGCCCGCCGAATGGGCGGCCCAGAACTCCTAG
- the murA gene encoding UDP-N-acetylglucosamine 1-carboxyvinyltransferase — MDKLLIRGGRQLRGEVLISGAKNAALPELCAALLSDRPVTLHNVPRLNDVTTMLKLLRNMGVAAERDDNGTVRLDAGPLHAPEAPYELVKTMRASVLALGPLLARFGKARVSLPGGCAIGSRPVDQHIKGLQAMGAEIVVEHGYMVASIAGGRQRLHGARITTDMVTVTGTENFLMAAALADGETVLENAAQEPEITDLAEMLIEMGAKIEGHGTSRIRIQGVEKLGGCTHRVVADRIEAGTFLCAVAATGGEVLLRHGRADHLDAVIEKLHEAGVQVDAAEEGIRVRSQGRLKAQSFRTTEYPGFPTDMQAQFMALNVIAEGTSTVTETIFENRFMHVDEMLRLGAKIQTDGKVAVIEGVRQLSGATVMATDLRASASLVIAGLVAEGETLVDRIYHLDRGYDRMESKLRGLGADIERVPGPAEYQP, encoded by the coding sequence ATGGACAAACTCCTGATTCGCGGCGGGCGCCAGCTCCGCGGCGAGGTGCTCATTTCCGGCGCGAAGAACGCGGCCCTGCCGGAGCTCTGCGCGGCGCTCCTGAGCGACCGCCCCGTCACCCTGCACAACGTGCCGCGCCTCAATGACGTCACGACCATGCTCAAGCTGCTGCGCAACATGGGCGTGGCAGCCGAGCGCGATGACAACGGCACGGTGCGTCTCGACGCCGGTCCGCTGCACGCGCCCGAGGCGCCGTACGAACTGGTGAAGACGATGCGGGCGTCGGTTCTCGCGCTGGGCCCGCTGCTGGCCCGTTTCGGCAAGGCCCGGGTCTCGCTGCCGGGCGGCTGCGCCATCGGCTCGCGTCCGGTCGACCAGCACATCAAGGGCCTGCAGGCCATGGGCGCCGAGATCGTGGTCGAGCACGGCTACATGGTGGCGAGCATCGCGGGCGGCCGCCAGCGCCTGCACGGCGCGCGCATCACCACCGACATGGTGACCGTCACCGGCACCGAGAACTTCCTGATGGCCGCGGCGCTCGCCGACGGCGAGACCGTGCTGGAGAATGCCGCGCAGGAGCCCGAGATCACCGACCTGGCCGAGATGCTGATCGAGATGGGCGCGAAGATCGAAGGCCACGGCACCAGTCGCATCCGCATCCAGGGCGTGGAGAAGCTGGGTGGCTGCACGCACCGCGTGGTGGCCGACCGCATCGAGGCCGGCACCTTCTTGTGCGCCGTGGCCGCCACCGGGGGCGAGGTGCTGCTGCGCCACGGCCGCGCCGACCACCTCGACGCCGTGATCGAGAAGCTGCACGAAGCCGGCGTGCAGGTGGATGCGGCGGAAGAGGGCATCCGCGTGCGCAGCCAAGGCCGCTTGAAGGCGCAGAGCTTTCGCACCACCGAGTACCCGGGCTTCCCGACCGACATGCAGGCCCAGTTCATGGCGCTCAACGTGATTGCCGAGGGAACCTCGACCGTGACCGAGACGATCTTCGAGAACCGCTTCATGCACGTGGACGAGATGCTGCGCCTGGGCGCCAAGATCCAGACCGACGGCAAGGTCGCGGTGATCGAGGGCGTGCGCCAGCTGTCCGGCGCCACCGTGATGGCGACCGACCTGCGCGCTTCCGCCAGCCTGGTGATCGCCGGCCTGGTGGCCGAAGGCGAAACCCTGGTCGACCGCATCTATCACCTGGACCGCGGCTACGACCGCATGGAAAGCAAGCTGCGCGGCCTGGGTGCCGACATCGAGCGCGTGCCCGGGCCCGCGGAGTACCAGCCGTGA
- the hisG gene encoding ATP phosphoribosyltransferase, with translation MITLALSKGRIFDETLPLLAAAGIEVSEDPEKSRKLILATTRPEVRVVLVRASDVPTYVQYGGADLGVTGLDVLLEHGNQGLYQPLDLRIAACRLSVAVRADYDYASAVRQGSRIKVATKYVGLAREFFASKGVHVDLIKLYGSMELAPLTGLADAIVDLVSTGNTLKANHLVEVERIMDISARLVVNQAALKLKQAPIRHIIDAFASAIPSA, from the coding sequence GTGATCACGCTCGCGTTGTCCAAGGGCCGGATCTTCGACGAAACCCTGCCGCTGCTGGCCGCGGCCGGCATCGAGGTCAGCGAGGACCCGGAGAAATCGCGCAAGCTGATCCTCGCGACCACGCGCCCCGAGGTGCGCGTGGTGCTGGTGCGCGCATCGGACGTGCCCACCTACGTCCAGTACGGCGGCGCGGACCTGGGCGTGACCGGGCTGGACGTGCTGCTCGAGCACGGCAACCAGGGGCTCTACCAGCCGCTCGACCTGCGTATCGCCGCCTGCCGCCTGAGCGTGGCGGTGCGCGCCGACTACGACTACGCCTCGGCCGTGCGCCAGGGCTCGCGCATCAAGGTCGCGACCAAGTACGTCGGCCTGGCGCGCGAGTTTTTCGCCAGCAAGGGCGTGCACGTGGACCTGATCAAGCTCTATGGCAGCATGGAGCTGGCGCCGCTCACCGGCCTGGCCGATGCCATCGTCGACCTGGTGTCCACCGGCAACACGCTCAAGGCCAATCATCTCGTCGAGGTTGAGCGCATCATGGACATCAGCGCGCGCCTGGTGGTCAACCAGGCCGCGCTCAAGCTCAAGCAGGCGCCGATCCGGCACATCATCGACGCCTTCGCCTCCGCCATCCCCTCAGCCTGA
- the hisD gene encoding histidinol dehydrogenase: MNVKAAPARLSTASAGFEADFEARLHWSADTDAAIEQVVADILADVRRRGDAAVLEYTRRFDRLDVGSLEALELKAPELRAAFEALPAAQREALEAAASRVRSYHEAQKKASGESWSYRDADGTLLGQKVTPVDRVGIYVPGGKAAYPSSVLMNAIPAHVAGVGEIIMVVPTPGGEKNPLVLAAAHVAGVTRAFTIGGAQAVGALAYGTASIPAVDKITGPGNAYVAAAKRRVFGTVGIDMIAGPSEILVLADGSTPPDWVAMDLFSQAEHDELAQSILLCPDAAYIDQVQREIDRLLPSMSRAAIIAASLNGRGALIHTKSMEEACAISNRIAPEHLEVSSRDPHRWEPLLRHAGAIFLGAYTSESLGDYCAGPNHVLPTSGTARFSSPLGVYDFQKRSSLIEVSEAGAQPLGRIAVTLAEGEGLPAHAEAARMRLR; the protein is encoded by the coding sequence ATGAACGTGAAAGCCGCTCCCGCCCGTCTATCGACTGCCTCCGCCGGCTTCGAAGCCGATTTCGAGGCGCGGTTGCACTGGTCGGCCGACACCGATGCCGCGATCGAGCAGGTCGTGGCCGACATCCTGGCCGATGTGCGCAGGCGCGGCGACGCGGCCGTGCTCGAATACACGCGGCGTTTCGACCGGCTCGACGTCGGCAGCCTGGAGGCACTGGAACTGAAGGCCCCCGAGCTGCGCGCTGCCTTCGAGGCGCTGCCCGCTGCCCAGCGCGAGGCCCTGGAGGCTGCCGCAAGCCGCGTGAGGAGCTATCACGAAGCGCAGAAGAAGGCCAGCGGCGAGAGCTGGAGCTATCGCGATGCCGACGGCACCCTGCTGGGCCAGAAGGTCACGCCGGTGGACCGCGTCGGCATCTACGTGCCGGGCGGCAAGGCCGCCTATCCGTCGAGCGTGCTCATGAACGCGATCCCCGCGCATGTGGCCGGCGTCGGCGAGATCATCATGGTCGTGCCGACGCCGGGCGGCGAGAAAAATCCCCTCGTGCTCGCCGCCGCCCACGTCGCCGGCGTCACGCGTGCCTTCACCATCGGCGGCGCGCAGGCCGTGGGCGCGCTGGCCTACGGCACCGCGAGCATCCCGGCGGTCGACAAGATTACCGGCCCCGGCAACGCCTACGTGGCCGCCGCCAAGCGGCGGGTGTTCGGCACCGTGGGCATCGACATGATCGCCGGGCCCAGCGAGATCCTGGTGCTGGCCGACGGCAGCACGCCGCCCGACTGGGTGGCGATGGACCTGTTCAGCCAGGCCGAGCACGACGAGCTCGCGCAGAGCATCCTGCTGTGCCCCGACGCCGCCTACATCGACCAGGTGCAACGGGAGATCGACCGGCTGCTGCCCTCGATGTCGCGCGCCGCGATCATCGCCGCCTCGCTCAACGGCCGTGGCGCCCTGATCCACACGAAGAGCATGGAAGAGGCCTGCGCGATCAGCAACCGCATTGCACCCGAGCACCTGGAGGTCAGCAGCCGCGACCCGCACCGCTGGGAGCCGCTGCTCAGGCACGCCGGCGCGATTTTCCTCGGCGCCTACACCAGCGAAAGCCTGGGCGACTACTGCGCCGGCCCCAACCACGTGCTGCCGACCAGCGGCACGGCGCGCTTCAGCTCGCCGCTGGGGGTCTACGACTTCCAGAAGCGCTCCAGCCTGATCGAGGTCAGCGAGGCGGGCGCACAGCCGCTGGGCCGCATCGCCGTGACCCTGGCCGAAGGGGAGGGCCTGCCGGCGCACGCCGAGGCCGCCCGCATGCGCCTGCGTTGA
- the hisC gene encoding histidinol-phosphate transaminase — MTSASDDTTRALGRIRADVQSMHAYAVQDARGLLKLDAMENPFGLPPALQAALGQRLGALALNRYPGPRSGDLQRALAAYAGLPEGFALMLGNGSDELISLLAMACDVAPGADEANGGRPAAVLAPEPGFVMYAMSARLQGLRFVGVPLTADFELDEAAMLAAIAREKPAIVYLAYPNNPTANLWDDAVIEKVVQAQGAQGGLVVIDEAYQPFAARSYIDRIARHGHVLLMRTLSKFGLAGVRLGYLVGPQALIAEVDKVRPPYNISVLNCECALFALEHAEVFAEQAARIRAGRAHIFEALARLQGVRSWPSEANMILVRVPDADRTFEGMKARGVLVKNVSRMHPLLANCLRLTVGTAEENAQMLAALEASL; from the coding sequence ATGACTTCCGCTTCCGACGACACCACCCGCGCACTGGGCCGCATCCGCGCCGACGTCCAATCCATGCATGCCTATGCCGTGCAGGACGCCCGCGGCTTGCTCAAGCTCGATGCGATGGAGAACCCCTTCGGCCTGCCGCCCGCACTGCAGGCCGCGCTGGGCCAGCGCCTGGGCGCACTGGCGCTGAACCGCTACCCAGGCCCGCGCAGCGGCGACCTCCAGCGCGCCCTGGCCGCCTACGCGGGGCTGCCCGAGGGCTTCGCGCTGATGCTCGGCAACGGCTCGGACGAACTGATCTCGCTGCTGGCCATGGCCTGCGACGTGGCGCCGGGCGCGGACGAAGCGAACGGCGGCCGGCCGGCCGCCGTGCTGGCGCCGGAGCCCGGCTTCGTGATGTACGCGATGAGCGCACGGCTGCAGGGCCTGCGCTTCGTGGGCGTGCCGCTCACCGCCGATTTCGAGCTCGACGAGGCCGCCATGCTCGCGGCCATCGCGCGCGAGAAGCCGGCCATCGTCTACCTGGCCTATCCCAACAACCCGACCGCCAACCTGTGGGACGACGCCGTGATCGAGAAGGTCGTTCAGGCCCAGGGCGCGCAGGGCGGCCTGGTCGTGATCGACGAGGCCTACCAGCCCTTCGCGGCCCGCAGCTACATCGACCGGATCGCGCGTCACGGCCATGTGCTGCTGATGCGCACCCTCAGCAAGTTCGGCCTGGCGGGGGTCCGGCTGGGCTACCTGGTCGGGCCGCAGGCGCTGATCGCCGAGGTGGACAAGGTGCGCCCGCCCTACAACATCAGCGTGCTCAACTGCGAGTGCGCGCTCTTCGCGCTGGAGCACGCGGAGGTGTTCGCGGAGCAGGCCGCCCGGATCCGCGCCGGGCGTGCCCACATCTTCGAGGCGCTGGCGCGCCTGCAGGGCGTCAGGAGCTGGCCCAGCGAGGCCAACATGATCCTGGTGCGGGTCCCGGATGCCGACCGGACCTTCGAAGGAATGAAGGCCCGCGGGGTGCTGGTCAAGAACGTTTCTAGAATGCACCCATTGCTTGCGAACTGCCTGCGCCTGACGGTCGGAACCGCGGAAGAGAATGCGCAGATGCTCGCAGCCCTCGAAGCCTCGCTATGA